The window TCGGTGAGCTGCTGAGCTGGCCGGCCGGGGCGGCCGGCCTGCGCGAGCGGCTGGCCTTCCTGCACGCGGCGCTCGGCGAGCCCTGGCCGGCGGTCTCGGACGAGGCCCTGCTGGCCCGGGCGGACGACTGGCTGGAGCCCGAACTCTCGCGCGCCCGGCGGCGCTCCGACCTCGCCCGGATCGACACCGCGGGCGCCCTGCAGCGGCTGCTGCCCTGGGCGGGCGGCGCGGCCGGGCGGCTCGACGAACTGGCGCCGGAGCGGATCACGGTGCCGTCCGGCTCCCGGATCCGGGTCGACTACAGCGGCGAACGGCCGGTGCTGGCGGTCAAGTTGCAGGAGCTGTTCGGCTGGGCCGCCGCGCCCGCGCTGGCCGGCGGGCGGGTGCCGCTCACCGTCCACCTGCTCTCCCCCGCCGGGCGCCCGGCCGCCGTGACCGGCGACCTCGCCTCGTTCTGGCGCGAGGGCTACCGGGCCGTCCGGGCCGAGCTGCGGGGCCGCTACCCGCGCCACCCGTGGCCGGAGGACCCGAGCACCGCCGAGCCGACCCGGCGCCTGAACGCCCGGCGCTGACCGCCCGGGTGGCCGCCCGCGGGGTCGCGCCCCGCGGGCGGCCGCCCGGTCGGAACCGTCGGAACGTCAGAACTGCTCGACGAAGTACGGCTCGACGGTCATCCAGCCGTTGCCGCGGGCCCCGTTGAGCCGGCCCGAACTGGTCCGGGCGAGGGTGTACCAGGACTCGACGTAGTCCGGGTCGTCGACCCACCAGGAGGTCGGCAGGGCCGCCAGGACGGCGTTGACCAGCGGGATGTAGGCACCCTGGTCGGCGATGGTGAGCAGGACGGCGGCCACCGCCTGGGCCAGCGCCAGGTAGTTGGTGTCGCCGTCGTCCTCCATCAGGACGACGTCGGCCAGGTTGTACTTGTAGTTCGACCAGTTCACCAGGATCTGGTTCGGGTAGTACACCGTGCCGTCGTACTGGAGGTACGGCATGGCGACCGAGTCGACCCGGACCTTGCCGTCCTGGCCGAAGCCGGTCACCAGGCCGAACATCTCGGCGGCGCCCTTGAACCAGGACTCCTCGTCGTCGGCGACCTCGATGCCACTGATCTTGGTGGCCCACCAGCCGCCGGCCGCCTGCGCCGCGCCCGGTCCCTGCGCCGTCGCCGGCCCGTTCGCCGCCCCAGGCCCCTTCGCCGCGGCGGCACCGCCGGCGGTGTCGAGACCGCGTGCGGCGAACTCCCGCTGGAGGACGGCCATACCGGCGGCCAGCGTCCTGGCGGTGTCGATGTCCACCAGGTAGACCGGCTGCCCGGGCACCGCCGCGGCGTCGAGCGCGTGGGCCCGGCCTGCGGTGTCGTAGGCGCGGACGGTGCGGGCGTGGTCGTCGGCGACGGCGGTGGCCACCAGCGGCGCGGCGCCCGCGTCCAGCGCGGCCCGCATCGACGGGTCGGCCAACTGGACGCGCAGCAGCGGGCCGAGGTCGCCGAGGCCCTTGGCGGCGGCGATCCGGCGGTCCGCCTGCGCGGTGGTGGCGGCGAGCCGGCCGGCGGGGCCCTGGGCGGCCGCGGCCAGCGGGCCGAGGTCGGCGGCGCCGGAGGCCGCGTCGGCGGTCGCGGACCGCAGCCGGTCACGCAGCGCGGCGTCGGTGAGGGCGCCGGCCAGCGCGCGGGCGACCTCGTCCTCGATCGCGGACACCTGGGTGGCGGTGGCGATGGCCCGGGCGGCGGGCGCCTGGGCGGGAGCGGTGGGGTTCGGTGCCGGGGCCGGGGCGGCCAGCGCCTGGCCGGCGCCGAGCGCCAGCAGCGGCAGGGCCGCGAGGGCCACGACGGCGCGCCGCAGAGGGGGCACGGACATGAGGGGATCTCCAGACTCGTCGGGTGAGGCGTCGGAGCGGGTGGAGCGGCACGGCGCGCGGATCATGGACGTCGGTGCCATGACAAGTGAAGAGCTCTCCTGACGCCGGATCAACCCCCGGTACGAAGCAATCGCCCGCCGGACGGCCCGGTCGGCCGCCGGACGGCGAGAAGGCGGTGGGCGCGGCCCGATCCGGACCGCGCCCACCGCCTTCTCGCCGGCCGTCAGTGCGCGGCGGCCTCCCAGTTCGCGCCGACGCCCACCGAGACGTCGAGCGGGGCGCGCAGCGGGTAGGCACCGGCCATCTGCGCGCGGACGATCGCCTCGACCTGCTCGCGCTCACCGGGCGCCAGCTCCAGCACGATTTCGTCGTGCACCTGGAGCAGCATCCGGGAGGTGAGGCCGGCGGCGGTCAGCGCCTCGTCCACCCGGAGCATGGCGATCTTGACGATGTCGGCGGCCGAGCCCTGGATCGGGGCGTTGAGGGCCATCCGCTCGGCCATCTCGCGGCGCTGGCGGTTGTCGCTGTTGAGGTCCGGCAGGTAGCGGCGACGGCCGAGCAGGGTCTCGGTGTAGCCGGTGGCGCGGGCCTCGTCGACGACCCGGCGCAGGTAGTCGCGCACGCCGCCGAAGCGCTCGAAGTAGGTGTCCATCAGGCCCTGGGCCTCGGCGGGCTTGATGCCGAGCTGCTGGGAGAGCCCGTACGCGGAGAGCCCGTACGCCAGACCGTAGGACATCGCCTTGATCTTGCGGCGCATCTCGGCGTCCACCGCGTCGCCGGGGACTTCGAAGACCTGGGAGGCGACGGTGGTGTGCAGGTCCTCGCCGGTGGCGAAGGCCTCGATCAGGGCCTCGTCCTCGGAGAGGTGGGCCATGATGCGCAGTTCGATCTGGGAGTAGTCGGCCGTCAGCAGCGCCTCGTAGCCCGCGCCGACGACGAAGGCGCGGCGGATGGCGCGGCCCTCCTCGGTGCGGACCGGGATGTTCTGCAGGTTCGGGTCCTGCGAGGAGAGCCGGCCGGTGGCGGCGACCATCTGGTTGAAGGTGGTGTGGATCCGGCCGGCCGGCGAGACCGTCTTGAGCAGGCCCTCGACGGTGGTGCGCAGCTTGGCCTGGTCGCGGTGGCGGAGCAGGATGACCGGCAGCTCGTTGTCGGTCTGGCCGGCCAGCCAGGTGAGCGCGTCGGCGTCGGTGGTGTAGCCGGTCTTGATCTTCTTGGTCTTGGGCAGGGCCAGCTCGCCGAAGAGGATCTCCTGGAGCTGCTTGGGCGAGCCGAGGTTGAACTCGTGGCCGGCGGCGGCGTGCGCCTCCTCCACCACGCGCTGGATCTCGGTGGCGAACTGGGCCTCCAGGCCGGTGAGCCAGGGGCGGTCGGCGGCGATGCCGGTGCGCTCCATCCGGGCCAGCAGGGCGGCGATCGGCAGCTCCATGTCGCGCAGCAGCTCGGTGGCGCCGACCTCGGCGAGGCGGGTGTCGAAGAGGGCGGCGAGGTCGAGCACGGCGCGGGCCTGGAGCATCAGCGCCTGGGCGCGGGCGGCCACCGCGTCGACCTCGTCCGGCTCCTCGGGGGCGTCGAAGGCGAGCTGGCCGCTCTCGGCGACCGCGGCCGGGGCGAGCGAACGGGCCAGGTACTCCTCGGCGAGCACCTCCAGGGTGAAGGTGCGGCGGCCGGGCTTCTCCAGGTACGCGGCGAGGGCGGTGTCGGCGACGACGCCCGCGATCGTCCAGCCGCGCTCGGCGAAGGCGCGCATCACCTGCTTGGCGATGTGCAGGGCCTTGGGGGCGGCCGGGTCGGCCAGCCAGTCGGCGAAGGCGCGTTCGTCCTCCTCGGCCAGCAGCGCCGGGTCGAACCAGGCGGCGGTCTCGCCGGCGGCCAGCGCGATCTCGGTGACCTCGCCGGTGCCGAGCGCCCACCGGTAGACGGCGGCCAGCGCGACCGGGGCCTTGCCGTCGGAGTGCCCGCGCAGCCACCCGGCCAGCGTGCCCGGGTCGGTGAGCAGTTCGCCGTCCACCTCGACGCCGGGGGCGAGTTCGACGGCGGCCTCGGGCTCGGCGGCGGCCGGGTCGATGCCGAAGACCCGGTCGCGGAAGTTGGCGTTGCGGAACTCCAGCGACTCCATCAGACCGGCGACCGCCTCGCGGTCGAACGCGGCGCGCTCCAGGTCGGCGACGGCGAGCGGGAGTTCGACGTCGCGGACCAGCTCGGTGAGGACGCGGTTGCGCTTGACCGAGTCCAGGTGGTCGCGCAGCTTCTCGCCGATCTTGCCCTTCACCTCGTCGGCGCGGGAGACGAGTTCGTCGAAGGAGCCGAACTGGTTGACCCACTTGGCGGCCGTCTTCTCGCCGACGCCCGGGATGCCGGGCAGGTTGTCGGACGGGTCACCGCGCAGCGCCGCGAGGTCGGGGTACTGGCGGGGAGTGACGCCGTACTTCTCGGCGACCTTCTCCGGGGTGTAGCGGGTGAGCTCGGAGACGCCCTTGGTCGGGTAGAGGACGGTGATGTGGTCGGTGACCAGCTGGAGCGAGTCCCGGTCGCCGGTGACGATGTCGACGTCGAAGCCGGCCGCCTCGGCGGCGGTGGCCAGGGTGGCGATGATGTCGTCGGCCTCGAAGCCCTCGACCGTCATCCGCGGCACCCGCATGGCGTCCAGCAGTTCGCCGATCAGGCCGATCTGGCTGCGGAACTCGTCCGGCGTCTTGGCCCGGTTGGCCTTGTAGTCGGGGAACTCGACGGAGCGGAACGTCTGCCGGGAGAGGTCGAAGGCCACCGCGAGGTGGGTGGGCCGCTCGTCCCGGACGGTGTTGGCGAGCATCGAGGCGAAGCCGTACACCGCGTTGGTGGGCTGGCCGGTGGAGGTGTTGAAGTTCTCCACGGGCAGCGCGTAGAACGCCCGGTAGGCCATCGAGTGCCCGTCGAGCAGCATCAGCCGGGGCCGCGCCCCGCCGCCACCCGCCGCGCCCTTGTCCGTACTCTGCGTAGCCACGTCAACGTCCGTTCCTGCCGATTCCACTACCGGCCACCGATCCTATGGCCCGGCACCGACAAAAAGGGCGCCGCGCGGTCCGGGCGCCGGGCCCGCGGGGTGCGGCGCCCGGGGGCGCGCCCGCGCAGGCGCGCCCGCGCGGGAGCAGCCGGGTCCGGCCGGCGGGGGGACGGGTCCCGGCCGGCGGGGGAACGGTCCGGGCGCACCCGCCACGCCAACTCCCCCACGCGATCACTACCGCCGAGTAGGACGGTCGTACGATCGCAGGCAGCACGACGACGTGACCCCCGAGCGGCAGGAGCTCCCCCATGACCGAAGCGGCCCCCGGCGCGACCACCCCCGAACCGGCCCCCGCCCTGAACATCCCGCAGGAGGTGCTGGACCACTTCGCGAAGCTCGGCGTCGACCCGGCCACCTTCTCCGGCGGCCGCCTCGGCGACAAGCTCGGGATCCGGGTCGTCGAGGCCTCCGGCGACCGGGTGGTCGGCACGATGCCGGTCGAGGGGAACCAGCAGCCGTACGGGCTGCTGCACGGCGGCGCCTCGGCGGCGCTGGCCGAGACCCTCGGGTCGGTCGGCGCGATGCTGCACGCCGGCCCCGGCCGGTACGCGGTGGGCGTGGACCTGAACGCCACCCACCACCGCTCGGCCACCTCCGGCCTGATCACCGGGGTCGCCACCGCCGTGTTCAAGGGACGCACCGCCGCCACCTACGAGATCGCGATCACCGACGACACCGGCAAGCGGATCACCAGCTGCCGCCTGACCTGCATGCTCCGCGACCTCTGACGCCCCGTCGGCCCGGCCGACCCGTCAATGGCCCGCCGGTCGGGCCGACCGATCATCAATTCCCTTGTCCGCCCCCTTGTTTGACCTTCGACTGCCCTGGGCAGGCGTTGGTCCAGACAAGGGGGCGGACGCGTTTGCGCGCACTGCGAGGGATGTAACACTGCGTAACAAGTAGGAAATCCGAACTTTCGACCGCTTCCGGACCCGCATCGACCCGGGGGCGCTTCGCCATTCCCGGGAATGTCCGATATTCGGACGCACACGCCCGACACCAGCACGGCGGACAGTCGTGTCCGATTATCGGTGAGGCCAGGAGTCACCCGCAATTCTGGCCCTTACATGCACCTACCAGCGGGTAGACGCCCGTCAGTACAGGATCGATCGGGCCAGAACGACCACATAGTGAGACGGTCGCTCCGTGTGCTCATAACAAGAGAATCACAGCCTCGCCACAGCACTGCCCGAGCCGCCCAGAGGCATCTAGAGTCACGGCCAGTCACCGCGCCACCGGATTGGGCCAGGCCCATTGCGCATCCCGGCTCCCGCCACTCAGGCGCGGCGCCCTCCTGAACCGAAGGGGACCCCTGTGCGTCACCGTTCAGCAGTTGTCGTGAGCATTGCCGTGATCGGCGCCCTCAGCATCAGCGCCTGCGGATCCCGCGGCGAGAAGAAGTCCGGGGACGGCAACGCCGGGGCCACCACCGTCACCATCGGCGTGGACGCGCCGCTCACCGGCGACCTCTCCGCCCTCGGCCTCGGCATCCGCAACTCCGTCGAGCTCGCGGTCAAGCAGGCCAACGAGAAGAACGAGGTCCCCGGCGTCAAGTTCGAGATCAAGGCCCTCGACGACACCGGCAAGCCCGCCCCGGGCCAGCAGAACGCCACCCAGCTGGTCGCCGACAAGAACGTCATCGGCGTCGTCGGCCCGCTGAACTCCAGCGTCGCCCAGTCGATGCAGCAGATCTTCAACGACGCCAACCTCGTCCAGATCTCCCCCGCCAACACCGGCGTCGCGCTCAGCCAGGGCGAGAAGTGGGCCAGCGGCGACAAGGCCCGCCCCTTCAAGTCCTACTTCCGCACCGCCACCACCGACGCCGTCCAGGGCCCCTTCGCGGCCCAGTTCCTGGCCAAGGACGCCAAGAAGACCAAGGTCTTCCTCATCGACGACCAGAAGACCTACGGCGCCGGCCTCGCCGCCACCTTCAAGGGCGAGTTCGTCAAGCAGGGCGGCACCATCGTCGGCGAGGAGCACGTCAACCCCGACGACCGCGACTTCGCCGCCGTCGTCACCAAGGTCAAGAGCTCCGGCGCCGAAGCCGTCTACTACGGCGGCGAGTACCCCGCCGCCGGCCCGCTCTCCCTCCAGCTCAAGGACGCCGGCCTCACCATCCCCCTGATGGGCGGCGACGGCATCCAGAGCGGCGACTTCATCAAGCTCAACCCCAAGAGCGCGGGCGACTACGCCACCGCCGTCGGCCTGCCCGTCGAGGCGCTCCCCACCGCCGCCAAGTTCATCGCCGACTACAAGACCGCCGGCTACAAGGACGCCTACGAGACCTACGGCGGCTACTCCTACGACAGCGGCTGGGCGATCATCGAGGCCGTCAAGAACGTCGTCAAGGACAACGGCGGCAAGCTCCCCAGCAACCCCCGCGCCAAGGTCGTCGAGGCCGTCCAGAAGGTCTCCTTCGACGGCGTGACCGGCAAGGTCTCCTTCGACGAGTTCGGCGACACCACCAACAAGCAGCTCACCGTCTACACCGTCAAGGACGGCAAGTGGGCCGTGGAGAAGTCCGGCACCTTCAGCGGCTGACCTGACCACCCGTCAGGCACAGTCCGGAACACCGGAGTCATCCCGCGCGGGGGCGCCACCAGTGCCCCCGCGCGCGCCCACATCCCCCACCCACGCGGACTTCACGCAACGCACAACGGAGGCCCAGCGGTGCACGACCTACCGCAGCAGCTGGCCAACGGCCTGATCCTCGGCGCCCTCTACGGGCTCGTCGCGATCGGCTACACGATGGTCTACGGCATCGTCCAGCTCATCAACTTCGCCCACGGCGAGATCGTCATGGTCGGCGGCTTCGGCGCCCTGACCGCCTACCTCGCCCTCCCCGGCGGCACCACACTCTGGCTGGCCCTACCGCTGATGCTGATAGCCGGCATCCTGGTCTCCACGCTCACCGCCGTCGCCGCCGAGCGCTTCGCCTACC of the Kitasatospora sp. NBC_01246 genome contains:
- the polA gene encoding DNA polymerase I; the protein is MLLDGHSMAYRAFYALPVENFNTSTGQPTNAVYGFASMLANTVRDERPTHLAVAFDLSRQTFRSVEFPDYKANRAKTPDEFRSQIGLIGELLDAMRVPRMTVEGFEADDIIATLATAAEAAGFDVDIVTGDRDSLQLVTDHITVLYPTKGVSELTRYTPEKVAEKYGVTPRQYPDLAALRGDPSDNLPGIPGVGEKTAAKWVNQFGSFDELVSRADEVKGKIGEKLRDHLDSVKRNRVLTELVRDVELPLAVADLERAAFDREAVAGLMESLEFRNANFRDRVFGIDPAAAEPEAAVELAPGVEVDGELLTDPGTLAGWLRGHSDGKAPVALAAVYRWALGTGEVTEIALAAGETAAWFDPALLAEEDERAFADWLADPAAPKALHIAKQVMRAFAERGWTIAGVVADTALAAYLEKPGRRTFTLEVLAEEYLARSLAPAAVAESGQLAFDAPEEPDEVDAVAARAQALMLQARAVLDLAALFDTRLAEVGATELLRDMELPIAALLARMERTGIAADRPWLTGLEAQFATEIQRVVEEAHAAAGHEFNLGSPKQLQEILFGELALPKTKKIKTGYTTDADALTWLAGQTDNELPVILLRHRDQAKLRTTVEGLLKTVSPAGRIHTTFNQMVAATGRLSSQDPNLQNIPVRTEEGRAIRRAFVVGAGYEALLTADYSQIELRIMAHLSEDEALIEAFATGEDLHTTVASQVFEVPGDAVDAEMRRKIKAMSYGLAYGLSAYGLSQQLGIKPAEAQGLMDTYFERFGGVRDYLRRVVDEARATGYTETLLGRRRYLPDLNSDNRQRREMAERMALNAPIQGSAADIVKIAMLRVDEALTAAGLTSRMLLQVHDEIVLELAPGEREQVEAIVRAQMAGAYPLRAPLDVSVGVGANWEAAAH
- a CDS encoding PaaI family thioesterase; translation: MTEAAPGATTPEPAPALNIPQEVLDHFAKLGVDPATFSGGRLGDKLGIRVVEASGDRVVGTMPVEGNQQPYGLLHGGASAALAETLGSVGAMLHAGPGRYAVGVDLNATHHRSATSGLITGVATAVFKGRTAATYEIAITDDTGKRITSCRLTCMLRDL
- a CDS encoding DUF3103 family protein, which encodes MSVPPLRRAVVALAALPLLALGAGQALAAPAPAPNPTAPAQAPAARAIATATQVSAIEDEVARALAGALTDAALRDRLRSATADAASGAADLGPLAAAAQGPAGRLAATTAQADRRIAAAKGLGDLGPLLRVQLADPSMRAALDAGAAPLVATAVADDHARTVRAYDTAGRAHALDAAAVPGQPVYLVDIDTARTLAAGMAVLQREFAARGLDTAGGAAAAKGPGAANGPATAQGPGAAQAAGGWWATKISGIEVADDEESWFKGAAEMFGLVTGFGQDGKVRVDSVAMPYLQYDGTVYYPNQILVNWSNYKYNLADVVLMEDDGDTNYLALAQAVAAVLLTIADQGAYIPLVNAVLAALPTSWWVDDPDYVESWYTLARTSSGRLNGARGNGWMTVEPYFVEQF
- a CDS encoding branched-chain amino acid ABC transporter substrate-binding protein, translated to MRHRSAVVVSIAVIGALSISACGSRGEKKSGDGNAGATTVTIGVDAPLTGDLSALGLGIRNSVELAVKQANEKNEVPGVKFEIKALDDTGKPAPGQQNATQLVADKNVIGVVGPLNSSVAQSMQQIFNDANLVQISPANTGVALSQGEKWASGDKARPFKSYFRTATTDAVQGPFAAQFLAKDAKKTKVFLIDDQKTYGAGLAATFKGEFVKQGGTIVGEEHVNPDDRDFAAVVTKVKSSGAEAVYYGGEYPAAGPLSLQLKDAGLTIPLMGGDGIQSGDFIKLNPKSAGDYATAVGLPVEALPTAAKFIADYKTAGYKDAYETYGGYSYDSGWAIIEAVKNVVKDNGGKLPSNPRAKVVEAVQKVSFDGVTGKVSFDEFGDTTNKQLTVYTVKDGKWAVEKSGTFSG